Within the Brassica napus cultivar Da-Ae unplaced genomic scaffold, Da-Ae ScsIHWf_1150;HRSCAF=1634, whole genome shotgun sequence genome, the region TGGAATAGCTTATATGAGTAAATGCGGCCGGCCGGCCGGAATAGCATTCAACAACAAAACAGGAGAGCTCTACGTGGCCGATGCTCCGTTGGGTCTCCACGTCATTCCTAGTGGTGGTGGCTACGCCAAGAAGATCGCCGACAGGGCTGACGGCAAGCCCTTCTTGTTTCTCGATGGCCTCGACGTTGATCCCACAACCGGGGTCGTCTACTTCACTTCCTTCAGCTCAAAATTTAGCCCTGGGtaaagtttcatttttcttatattaaaataaataatgaactTGCCAAATTCTCTATAAACAAAACTAATgtagaattttctttttaaaaataatcttaacTGGTATTTGTGTcctttccaaaaacaaaatatacagTTTTATTACTTTATCAAATATATTCATCTTTACATGAACCAATGTTATAACAATTGATTTATGCgatgtaaacaaaacaaaaaattttaaactatttttctaAAACGATTATTTTgagcatttcataaaaaaaattatatttataacttttaaaattcttaaaacttAACTAAacctaatttattttgtaaggGTATATGTTAAATAGACCGATGTCATACAGTTTGTTTGAATCATGTTCATCTTTTAGTATATTATTAACTGAAATAAgttaaaattcatttatctatTACTAAGCAATATGTTTACTATTGGTTATGAATGTAGCGACGTGTTAAAAGCAGTGGCATCAAAAGACGCTTCCGGGAAACTCTTCAAGTACGATCCATCAAAAAGGGTCGTGACTGTATTGCTCGAAGGTCTAAGTGGCTCAGCCGGTTGTGCCGCTAGCTCAGACGGTTCGTTTGTGCTGGTTAGTCAGTTCATCAAGAGTAACATCAAGAGGTATTGGATCAAGGGGTCTAAAGCTGGTACTTCTGAAGACTTCACTAATGCGGTCTCGAACCCTGACAATATCAAGAGGATCGGTTCTTCCGGAAACTTTTGGGTTGCTTCGGTAGTGAACACAGCCACCGGACCAACAAACCCGTCAGCGGTTAAAATTAACTCTGATGGTAGAGTGCTTCAGACAATTTCGGTGAAGGATAAGTTTGGAGATACTTTAGTCAGCGAGGTTAACGAATTCGAAGGAAGGCTTTATGTCGGAACTCTGTCTGGTCCTTTTGCCGGAATTATTGAcctttaaactaattttatgtAACATTAGTGTGATCAGatggtaataaaaataatatgaacTTTTTTATTCTTCCATTTCCATCACAACCACAGATCTTTTATAGAAGAGCACAAGCTAAGCTATAGCTGAGTTCTCTGAATGATTCAACCATTTATTGATACTTTGCACAATGCCTTGACATAGTAAGGTGGGAACTTCCCGTTCAATTCCAAAAACTACATGATGACTAAATATGATCTGGAAATTATATGTTTAACTAAATGTACTTCTATGGACtatagattatttaaaataattttcaatttatcTTTTATACATCGAAAGTATAAATCACTTAGACtttataatatttgaattattttataaatatagatagATGTtcatgaatttttaaatttatattggtTTTGTTCGTTTATGCAATTTTATACTGATTTTCACTTTagctttttatgattttttttgtcaaataaaaatatacaaatacttatgaaaatattttacacatcttagatgaagaaccaaaaatgaataaaactaatcttatttggtttaattaaataaaagtagTAGTACTTTATTTAAAGGAATATATCTAATTCAATATAtacacacaaaataaataaatggacCAATCCAAATTATTACACCCAAAAGTATAGATTGAATAAAATAGCagcatattattatttatattactattttatttatttttatacatataaattacaaaatgaaCCAGAATAtactaataaatgaaaataaataccaACCAATTGTTACAATTTACTTATGTTGCAAAATTTACATATGCAAAAGattatcattatatttaattatgtatcttTGAATTGATCaactctttagttttttttttcaatttgattATCTCTCTGTCCAATCGAGAGAAGTTACAAAATTACTACTAAGGGCATCATTATTGGTGTGATGAAgagaaaaagatagagagtctcttgttttgtttttttttttttggtcgttGGAGAGTAAGGGACAGCCCTTAATTAGGAActttttccttctctttcttcctcggTTCCCACCCCCTTCCTCTAAGGAACACCTTAAGGGACTCCCAATAATGATGCCCTAATGACTCTCTCACTCTGGTCCATAAACATCACGTCGACACATACCTCTGATCTCAATCTTTCtcatatcatatttttgaatatcaTAAGAGAGAATgtgaaaagtaaaaagaaaatccTTTGGTATCAGGAGAACCTTGCCGTTTTGAGTTGTACCTTTCACATTGAATGTAATGGTATTGACCAGATGCAGTTGAGAAGGCTGCACAACCTGACTCTTGCACGACCATTTCTTGCTCCCGGCATCTTCCACAGACCATAAAGCCACGACACCCTTGTCTTTAAGATTTGTTTGGTCAAAAAGAGTTGGTTTTCCACCATACTCCAAAAGACCCACATTCTGAAACCTTTCAAGCAGCTCGTCGCCGTCCCTGCGAGGTATTTGGATCATGTTGAACTCTTCAGATTTAACGTCGAAACTAACAAACACATATTCAAACGGACCAAGCAAAGCCATGTAGTATATAACCCCATCGATACACAGTCCTTCCATTTTGCAAGGCACGTGAGGACAAAAGTCCGGTGAGGTTAGAGCAGCCTTTTTCCAGAAACATAGTCCACCTTCTAGTACAAATACCCAATTCTCTGAACTGATCACTTCCATATTCTGTTTTAGGTGTACGCTAATCGAGGAGACCACTTTGTACTTGTGGTTAAGAGGGTCGTATCCGAAATAGTAGCGGACGATTTTTTTTCCTCCTGGTGGTACGATCATGTGGTCGGACTTTTTGAAGGGTAAGGTGACAAGTTGTCTGGTGGCAGGGTTATAGATTCGAAGCTTATTCCAATAGACGTAGCACATGAAGCCACCAAGATTTTGCAAGATGTAGCTTCCCATCCGTGGGGTGGTCAGATCGTGGTCAACTAAAAAGGCAGAtggagtagtagtagtagtattaGCGTCTTGAGGAGCCGATGAGAGTATTTCAGTGTCAAGGTAGTTGTTTACATCCCATAAACACATGTAAAGACGAGGGGAAGGGACTGTATAAGGAAACGGTGGGTGAAATATCGTGAGCTGATGAGCGTTAGCCAGAGCTTTGAAACACACATGAATCTCTTTAGAGATTTCACAGGCAGTCTCGTGAGAATCTCCTCCGTCACTAAATCCATAGTGCTCCGTAAAGTCCATAGTAGCTCAATGTTAGTATATCTATGGAGGTGATTCATCTTTTATTTGGTTAATTTTCCTTTATTTAAATTACCTTTATCTAAATTTCCTTTTGActctttatttcctttttttagcAGTTTTGACCTA harbors:
- the LOC106379410 gene encoding protein STRICTOSIDINE SYNTHASE-LIKE 11; translated protein: MTSFVSVISLLLSFSLAIFSGAASFQKFPVPGKRSGPEAFAFDSTGKGFYTGVSGGKIFKYLPGKGYVDFGYITVSSKSQWCDGALGIAYMSKCGRPAGIAFNNKTGELYVADAPLGLHVIPSGGGYAKKIADRADGKPFLFLDGLDVDPTTGVVYFTSFSSKFSPGDVLKAVASKDASGKLFKYDPSKRVVTVLLEGLSGSAGCAASSDGSFVLVSQFIKSNIKRYWIKGSKAGTSEDFTNAVSNPDNIKRIGSSGNFWVASVVNTATGPTNPSAVKINSDGRVLQTISVKDKFGDTLVSEVNEFEGRLYVGTLSGPFAGIIDL